A genomic segment from Elusimicrobium sp. encodes:
- a CDS encoding bifunctional 5,10-methylenetetrahydrofolate dehydrogenase/5,10-methenyltetrahydrofolate cyclohydrolase: MILEGKTLAAKIRQTLPQRAERVRAALGRPIKLCAIGSTEDYGAHVYLKKEVEAAQKLGVETQIYEVNNQTPAKDFLKLVETLSADDTVDAILIPRPLPAHLAATNYADKLAPQKDIDGMSTINMGNLFLCKTWKEVQALPGFVSCTAMAVVLLLAYHCVKLEGAEAVVIGRSITVGRPLAHLLTCQNATVKICHTKTDLPRAVRDADVVCSAAGKPGLLDASWLKKGAIVADISTNWDEQNNRLCGDAVPEQMDKFSVSYSPVPGGVGPVTLAVLLENIIISGERKI; encoded by the coding sequence ATGATTTTAGAAGGAAAAACATTAGCAGCCAAAATTCGCCAAACCCTCCCCCAAAGGGCGGAAAGGGTGCGGGCCGCTTTGGGCAGACCCATTAAACTCTGCGCGATCGGCTCTACCGAAGATTACGGCGCGCATGTTTACCTGAAAAAAGAAGTGGAAGCCGCCCAAAAACTGGGAGTGGAAACCCAAATTTACGAAGTAAATAATCAAACCCCGGCCAAAGATTTTTTGAAATTGGTGGAAACTTTATCCGCGGACGATACGGTAGATGCTATTTTAATTCCGCGGCCTTTGCCCGCCCATTTAGCGGCCACCAATTATGCCGACAAATTGGCTCCGCAAAAAGACATTGACGGTATGTCCACCATCAATATGGGCAATCTGTTCCTGTGCAAAACCTGGAAAGAGGTGCAAGCCCTGCCCGGTTTTGTGTCTTGTACGGCGATGGCGGTAGTTTTGTTACTGGCCTATCACTGTGTGAAATTAGAAGGAGCGGAAGCCGTGGTAATCGGACGCTCTATTACGGTAGGCCGTCCGCTTGCGCATTTACTTACTTGCCAAAACGCAACCGTAAAAATTTGCCACACCAAAACCGATTTGCCCCGCGCCGTGCGCGATGCCGATGTGGTCTGTTCCGCGGCCGGCAAACCGGGGCTTCTGGACGCATCTTGGTTAAAAAAAGGGGCGATTGTGGCGGATATTTCTACCAACTGGGACGAACAAAACAACCGCTTGTGCGGAGATGCCGTCCCGGAACAAATGGATAAATTTTCAGTATCCTACTCTCCCGTTCCCGGCGGAGTGGGCCCCGTAACGCTTGCAGTACTGCTGGAAAACATTATAATATCAGGTGAAAGGAAAATTTAA
- a CDS encoding NifU family protein yields MKEQVEQVIEQIRPILQADGGDIQLIGVDEKTGIVTVGLRGRCGSCPHAQLTLQAVVEKKIKELVPGVTAVERV; encoded by the coding sequence ATGAAAGAACAAGTGGAACAAGTAATTGAACAAATCCGCCCTATTCTGCAAGCCGACGGAGGGGATATCCAACTTATCGGTGTAGATGAAAAAACCGGTATCGTAACCGTAGGGCTTCGCGGCCGCTGCGGATCCTGCCCGCACGCCCAACTTACCTTGCAAGCCGTGGTAGAAAAGAAAATTAAAGAACTCGTCCCCGGCGTAACAGCGGTAGAACGCGTATAA
- a CDS encoding TlyA family RNA methyltransferase yields MANKKLRLDMALVEQGFFASRNRAQASIMAGEILVNGEVDTRADRTILPEDTIAIKEKSCPYVSRGGLKLAGAMKTWNISVAGKTCVDIGVATGGFSDCMVQAGAKDVYGVDVGKGQLADEMRRYKNFHFKPETNARYMTPDLFETPPDFAAVDVSFISLTMIMEPLFKIMAPQGEIVFLIKPQFELTPKQVPHGIVKTEENRQLAIKRVQDFFEENLKEKYGGWSGEVIESPIKGTHGNIEYLWHVKINKPA; encoded by the coding sequence ATGGCGAATAAAAAATTGCGTTTGGATATGGCCTTGGTCGAGCAGGGCTTTTTCGCCAGCCGCAACCGGGCGCAAGCCAGCATTATGGCCGGGGAAATTTTGGTAAACGGCGAGGTAGATACCCGCGCCGACCGCACCATTTTGCCCGAAGATACCATTGCCATTAAAGAAAAATCTTGCCCCTATGTGTCGCGCGGCGGTCTCAAACTGGCAGGAGCCATGAAAACTTGGAATATTTCCGTAGCGGGAAAAACTTGTGTGGATATTGGCGTTGCCACCGGCGGATTTAGCGATTGCATGGTGCAAGCCGGTGCCAAAGATGTGTATGGAGTAGATGTCGGCAAGGGGCAACTGGCAGACGAAATGCGCCGTTACAAGAATTTCCACTTCAAACCCGAAACAAATGCCCGCTACATGACTCCCGACCTATTTGAAACGCCCCCCGATTTTGCCGCGGTAGATGTGTCTTTTATTTCGCTTACCATGATTATGGAACCCCTTTTTAAGATTATGGCACCGCAAGGCGAAATCGTATTTTTAATTAAGCCCCAATTTGAATTAACCCCCAAACAAGTGCCTCACGGTATTGTAAAGACGGAAGAAAACCGCCAACTTGCCATTAAACGGGTGCAAGATTTCTTTGAAGAAAATTTGAAGGAAAAATACGGGGGTTGGTCGGGTGAAGTGATAGAAAGCCCCATCAAAGGGACTCACGGAAACATTGAGTATTTATGGCATGTTAAAATAAACAAACCCGCTTAA
- the xseB gene encoding exodeoxyribonuclease VII small subunit has translation MATKFNFEKQLSRLEEIVSKLEEEQTDLDASVKLFEEGIVLSKELSQKLETVKFKVEELKKKGAEMITEPFDTDLAETTDGE, from the coding sequence ATGGCAACGAAATTTAATTTTGAAAAACAACTCTCCCGTTTGGAAGAAATTGTTTCCAAACTCGAAGAAGAACAAACCGATTTGGACGCTTCCGTAAAACTTTTTGAAGAAGGAATTGTTCTATCCAAAGAACTTTCCCAAAAGTTGGAAACGGTAAAATTCAAAGTGGAAGAATTAAAGAAAAAAGGAGCCGAAATGATAACGGAACCTTTTGACACCGATTTGGCGGAGACTACCGATGGCGAATAA